One Opitutaceae bacterium DNA segment encodes these proteins:
- a CDS encoding GH3 auxin-responsive promoter family protein, which translates to MTTRISRRLKTGTSALRAQETAYKQLIKRIAGTAFGQDSELDGTLPYDVFRRRVPLRVYEEFHPYIDRIKAGEPNILWPGTCSLFASTSGTTFGRAKLIPMTEALLQHFQKAGRESLLYYTARVGHTGVLQGRHLYLGGSATPTPIDGGNGHTAFGCDLSGIATLNLPKWADEMYYEPGDDIARISDWQQRINAIADRTAGKDITLLGGIPNWIMSLGEAVLARSVQGKIRPTYLKAVWPNLECLVHGGVPIAPFADGIRSMLGPHVNFHEVYPSCEGFVAAQDADATFGLRLMTDVGIFFEFLPMREYVDARLGPLGNRTIPLSAVKTGVDYALVMTTPGGFCRYVMGDVVRFVSTDIPRLIYVGRTKLQLNLFGEQVIEKQLTDALLSVCQQHGWTIVNFHVAPLFSDAPASGTSRGRHEWWIELKTPTVVTPTGPVIAAELDAELQRINSDYATQRSGRNFEPPVVRLVMPGLFEQWMRTAGKWGGLGRMPRCRSDRHVAEELSLLARFSNDA; encoded by the coding sequence ATGACCACGCGAATCTCGCGTCGCTTGAAGACAGGGACGAGCGCGTTGCGCGCCCAAGAGACAGCTTACAAGCAGTTGATCAAACGCATCGCCGGGACTGCTTTCGGTCAGGACTCGGAACTCGACGGCACACTGCCCTATGACGTCTTCCGAAGGCGGGTGCCTTTGCGCGTTTACGAGGAGTTTCATCCCTACATCGATCGGATCAAGGCGGGCGAGCCGAACATCCTCTGGCCGGGAACCTGTTCTCTTTTTGCCAGCACGAGCGGCACCACGTTCGGTCGAGCCAAACTCATTCCGATGACCGAGGCCCTGCTCCAGCACTTTCAAAAGGCTGGTCGCGAGTCCCTGCTCTACTACACCGCCCGAGTGGGCCACACGGGAGTCCTTCAGGGACGGCACCTGTACCTGGGTGGCTCGGCGACGCCGACCCCCATCGACGGCGGAAACGGTCACACCGCCTTTGGCTGCGACCTCAGCGGAATCGCCACGCTCAATCTCCCCAAATGGGCGGACGAGATGTACTATGAGCCGGGCGACGACATCGCCCGGATTTCCGACTGGCAGCAGAGAATCAATGCCATCGCCGACCGCACGGCCGGAAAGGACATCACGCTTCTCGGCGGGATTCCTAATTGGATCATGTCGCTCGGCGAAGCGGTCCTCGCACGAAGTGTGCAGGGAAAGATCCGGCCGACCTATCTGAAGGCGGTCTGGCCAAACCTGGAATGTCTCGTCCACGGCGGCGTGCCGATCGCCCCGTTTGCGGACGGCATCCGGTCGATGCTCGGTCCACACGTCAATTTTCACGAGGTCTATCCGTCCTGCGAAGGCTTCGTTGCGGCCCAGGATGCGGATGCGACGTTCGGCCTCCGCCTCATGACGGATGTCGGGATATTCTTCGAGTTTCTGCCGATGCGCGAGTACGTCGACGCACGCCTCGGGCCGCTCGGAAACCGCACAATCCCGCTCTCGGCGGTGAAGACTGGAGTCGACTACGCTCTCGTCATGACCACGCCGGGCGGATTCTGCCGCTATGTGATGGGAGATGTCGTCCGTTTCGTCTCCACCGACATCCCTCGCCTGATCTACGTTGGACGCACCAAGCTCCAATTGAATCTTTTCGGGGAGCAGGTGATCGAAAAGCAACTGACGGATGCACTTCTTTCGGTCTGCCAGCAACACGGCTGGACGATCGTCAACTTTCACGTCGCCCCGCTTTTTTCAGATGCCCCCGCCAGTGGCACCTCCCGCGGCCGGCACGAATGGTGGATTGAACTGAAGACTCCCACCGTGGTCACGCCAACCGGGCCGGTCATCGCGGCGGAACTCGATGCCGAGCTTCAGCGCATCAACAGCGACTACGCCACCCAGCGCAGTGGTCGCAACTTCGAACCTCCCGTCGTCCGTCTCGTCATGCCCGGTCTGTTCGAGCAATGGATGCGTACGGCAGGCAAATGGGGCGGCCTCGGGCGCATGCCACGCTGTCGAAGCGACCGTCATGTGGCGGAAGAGCTCTCGCTGCTTGCCCGCTTTTCCAACGACGCGTGA
- a CDS encoding putative Ig domain-containing protein: MSVTEDPMAKAATEPSFCSATQRQRRRSSPFPCRPPGQLVSRSAFQLTATNSLAHYAMTNIPPGLSLNRGTGLLTGTPTATGVYNSTITVEDAYGTGQANAVVDHRLTGIRHGVAFGAVGFSVRNPVGHLVSPDVAGHRQCRCHGLRGEGATARCTNRYPQRAALSPAAPRVSPTP; this comes from the coding sequence ATGTCGGTTACGGAGGATCCGATGGCAAAGGCGGCAACGGAGCCATCGTTCTGCTCAGCTACTCAAAGACAGCGCCGCCGCTCGTCACCATTCCCCTGTCGGCCACCTGGACAATTGGTCAGCCGCTCAGCTTTTCAACTGACGGCGACAAACTCCCTCGCGCATTATGCGATGACGAACATCCCGCCGGGTCTCAGCCTCAACCGGGGCACCGGGCTGTTGACGGGCACTCCGACGGCGACGGGCGTCTACAATTCGACGATCACTGTCGAGGACGCTTATGGCACGGGGCAGGCAAACGCGGTGGTGGACCATCGCCTTACCGGGATCCGACACGGTGTCGCCTTCGGTGCCGTCGGATTTTCAGTTCGAAACCCTGTCGGACACCTCGTTTCGCCTGATGTGGCGGGCCACCGACAATGTCGGTGTCACGGGTTACGAGGTGAGGGCGCAACGGCACGCTGTACGAATCGGTATCCTCAGCGAGCAGCATTGTCTCCGGCGGCACCGCGGGTCTCACCTACACCATGA
- a CDS encoding RNA pseudouridine synthase, which yields MPLPPIIFMDSSMIAFNKPSGLLVAPDRWDKTRENLMGNVHAVMGKGVANVHRLDADTSGVLLCAATKPALDFLSGQFQSKAVTKVYHALVVVPPAEEAMKVIPVVRDDSGLLPDSFAVDLALDRDEAHPGRMRVFRRKGGKPSSTEFRTLERFESPRGRRYAWVECRPLTGRTHQLRVHLAAAGAPILGDRFYGIPEVQLKLSELKRGYKNREEEKPLLERLALHASELTVTHPGTREPVTLRAALPHEFEVALKYLRKFAPR from the coding sequence ATGCCATTGCCGCCGATCATCTTCATGGACTCCTCCATGATCGCCTTCAACAAGCCCAGTGGCCTGCTGGTTGCTCCCGACCGCTGGGACAAGACGCGGGAGAATCTTATGGGAAACGTGCACGCGGTCATGGGGAAGGGTGTGGCAAACGTCCATAGACTCGATGCGGACACAAGCGGGGTCCTGCTCTGCGCGGCGACGAAGCCGGCGCTGGATTTCCTTAGCGGACAATTCCAGTCAAAGGCGGTGACAAAGGTTTATCATGCGCTTGTCGTGGTGCCGCCTGCGGAGGAGGCGATGAAGGTCATTCCCGTGGTTCGCGACGATTCTGGTCTCCTTCCCGACTCCTTTGCAGTCGATCTGGCGCTCGATCGAGATGAGGCGCATCCGGGTCGCATGCGGGTGTTCAGGAGAAAGGGAGGCAAACCCTCGTCGACGGAGTTTCGGACGCTGGAGCGCTTCGAGTCGCCGCGCGGGAGGAGGTATGCATGGGTGGAGTGCCGGCCGTTGACGGGAAGGACCCACCAGCTGCGGGTACACCTCGCCGCGGCGGGCGCGCCGATTCTTGGAGACAGGTTCTACGGCATTCCCGAAGTGCAGTTGAAGCTTTCAGAGCTCAAACGGGGATACAAGAACCGAGAGGAGGAAAAGCCCCTGCTGGAGCGGCTGGCCCTCCATGCGAGCGAACTCACGGTCACGCACCCCGGCACGCGGGAACCGGTCACCTTGCGCGCTGCTTTGCCTCACGAATTTGAAGTAGCCCTCAAGTACCTCCGAAAGTTTGCCCCACGCTGA
- a CDS encoding gamma carbonic anhydrase family protein: protein MTIQERLERHLAKVPDTARALWVAPNATVVGDVTLEAKTSVFYGAVLRGDIARIIVGEGSNIQDNAVVHLGDDLDAIIGRWCTIGHSAIVHACTIEDECLIGMGATVLDGAVIGARSIVGAGAVVKQRMIVPPGSMVLGTPGRIVRSLSSEEMAGLRPWAEKYTHVASAHAARNR from the coding sequence ATGACAATTCAAGAGCGGTTGGAGCGACACCTCGCCAAGGTTCCGGATACGGCCCGCGCCCTCTGGGTCGCGCCAAACGCCACGGTTGTTGGTGATGTCACGCTCGAAGCGAAGACCAGTGTTTTCTACGGTGCGGTGCTTCGCGGTGACATAGCGCGGATCATCGTGGGGGAGGGAAGCAACATCCAGGACAATGCCGTCGTGCATCTGGGGGATGATCTCGATGCGATCATCGGCCGGTGGTGCACGATCGGCCACAGTGCGATTGTGCATGCCTGCACCATTGAGGATGAATGCCTGATTGGAATGGGCGCCACGGTGCTGGACGGAGCAGTCATCGGTGCCCGCAGCATCGTCGGCGCCGGTGCGGTTGTGAAGCAGCGAATGATCGTGCCGCCCGGTTCGATGGTCCTCGGAACCCCCGGGCGCATCGTCCGCTCGCTCAGCAGTGAGGAGATGGCGGGGCTGCGCCCGTGGGCGGAAAAGTACACTCACGTCGCCTCCGCCCACGCCGCACGCAATCGCTGA